A single region of the Pontimicrobium sp. SW4 genome encodes:
- a CDS encoding cupin domain-containing protein: MFQAFDLVFVETPTKTQDPPPHFHNSYNESFFIVEGEMEFFVNGETKKVKAGESIDISLKTLHTFNNISGFPCKWINIHSPKGFGSFFENMGVPINEENAK; the protein is encoded by the coding sequence TTGTTTCAAGCTTTTGATTTAGTATTCGTGGAAACACCTACAAAAACTCAAGATCCACCACCACATTTTCACAATTCCTATAACGAGTCTTTTTTTATAGTTGAAGGCGAGATGGAGTTTTTTGTTAATGGTGAAACCAAGAAGGTGAAAGCTGGTGAGTCTATAGACATTTCGCTCAAAACATTGCATACTTTTAACAATATTAGTGGTTTCCCTTGTAAATGGATAAATATACATAGTCCGAAAGGCTTTGGAAGTTTTTTCGAGAATATGGGTGTGCCAATAAATGAAGAAAATGCAAAATAA
- a CDS encoding TetR/AcrR family transcriptional regulator translates to MQKKPEFLERLYYRYYSNTEILAAEASLDINTLSPENLIKSLQSKDLENKIFEIQNYFNTLAIENENAFHKYLSVVITSNAEKIKRGARRKKTLELALKDVEIAAKDKNDLVNLLSILIGIKPLIVSKDVSSLNNKQSKEILKWGMKLILKGYFESKKE, encoded by the coding sequence TTGCAAAAGAAGCCGGAATTTCTAGAGCGACTATATTATAGATATTATTCAAATACTGAAATACTTGCGGCAGAAGCTAGCTTGGATATAAACACCTTAAGTCCTGAAAATCTAATCAAGAGTTTGCAAAGTAAAGATCTTGAAAATAAGATTTTTGAAATTCAGAATTATTTCAATACGCTGGCCATAGAAAATGAAAATGCCTTTCACAAATATCTTAGCGTGGTCATAACCTCTAATGCAGAGAAAATAAAAAGAGGGGCAAGACGGAAGAAAACTCTGGAATTAGCTCTAAAGGATGTAGAAATTGCTGCAAAGGACAAGAATGATTTAGTAAATTTGCTAAGTATATTGATTGGAATTAAACCACTTATAGTGTCAAAGGATGTATCCAGTTTAAATAATAAACAATCAAAAGAAATACTAAAATGGGGAATGAAATTAATCCTGAAAGGCTACTTTGAATCCAAAAAGGAATAA
- a CDS encoding TIGR00730 family Rossman fold protein, whose product MKELKSVAVFCGSSEGNDTKIISEAKALGKTLASEHITLVYGAAKIGIMGKIAQSSLDHHGKVIGIIPEFLKMKEVVHLGLSELITTENMHERKLKMHEMSDGFIALPGGFGTFEELFEIITWAQLGLHQKPIGLFNINGFYDDLIRMLETMVSKDFLKLDNLELLIVDNNIDRLIDKMRNFKPQDVPKWLKEDRT is encoded by the coding sequence ATGAAGGAACTAAAATCTGTCGCGGTTTTTTGTGGAAGCAGTGAAGGGAATGATACTAAAATAATTTCTGAAGCTAAAGCCTTAGGGAAAACTTTGGCAAGTGAACATATCACCTTAGTCTATGGTGCTGCAAAAATCGGCATTATGGGAAAAATTGCTCAATCCTCGCTTGATCATCATGGCAAGGTAATTGGCATCATTCCAGAATTCCTAAAAATGAAAGAAGTGGTGCATTTAGGCTTGAGTGAATTGATTACCACAGAAAACATGCATGAACGTAAGTTGAAAATGCATGAAATGTCTGATGGTTTTATTGCACTTCCCGGTGGTTTCGGAACTTTTGAAGAATTATTTGAAATCATCACTTGGGCACAATTGGGCTTGCATCAAAAACCAATAGGTTTGTTTAATATCAATGGATTTTATGATGATTTAATTCGCATGTTGGAAACCATGGTTTCCAAAGACTTTTTAAAACTGGATAATCTTGAGTTATTAATTGTAGATAATAACATAGACAGGCTAATCGATAAAATGAGAAACTTCAAACCGCAAGATGTTCCAAAGTGGTTAAAAGAGGATAGAACTTAG
- the prmC gene encoding peptide chain release factor N(5)-glutamine methyltransferase, which produces MILKSLRTYFNNALIGYYPDTEIDSFFNMLSDHILKMKRVDISQNLYAVVSGKKYDKYQNAIDRLKNYEPIQYILGDTEFYGLVFKVNPSVLIPRPETEELVAWIINEHKNKEGISILDIGTGSGCIAITLAKNLPNAKVFALDVSENALKLAKQNAISNDVEVEFIEADILDWDFNSLQFDVIVSNPPYVRELEKETMSANVLNHEPHLALFVKDDDALLFYRKITEISNEILKPNGQLYFEINENLGESTKELLANSNFKNVDLKMDIFEKDRMIKAIKG; this is translated from the coding sequence ATGATATTAAAATCATTAAGAACTTATTTTAACAATGCGCTAATAGGATACTATCCTGATACCGAAATAGACTCATTTTTCAATATGTTGTCTGATCATATTTTAAAAATGAAACGTGTTGATATTTCACAGAATTTATATGCCGTAGTGTCTGGAAAGAAATATGATAAGTATCAAAATGCCATTGATAGACTGAAAAACTATGAGCCTATTCAATATATTCTTGGAGATACTGAGTTTTATGGATTAGTTTTTAAGGTTAATCCTTCGGTGTTAATTCCTAGGCCTGAAACCGAAGAATTGGTCGCTTGGATTATTAATGAACATAAGAACAAGGAAGGTATTTCCATTTTAGATATTGGCACTGGTAGCGGATGTATAGCTATTACGTTGGCTAAAAACTTACCAAACGCTAAAGTTTTTGCGTTAGATGTTTCTGAAAATGCTTTAAAATTAGCTAAACAGAATGCTATTAGTAATGATGTTGAAGTAGAATTTATTGAAGCTGATATTTTAGATTGGGATTTTAATAGCTTACAATTTGATGTTATCGTTTCTAATCCACCTTATGTTCGAGAATTAGAAAAGGAAACGATGAGTGCTAATGTGCTAAATCATGAGCCACATTTAGCGCTATTTGTTAAAGATGACGACGCTTTATTGTTTTACAGAAAAATAACTGAAATTTCCAATGAGATACTGAAGCCAAATGGTCAATTATATTTTGAAATCAATGAGAATTTGGGTGAGTCTACAAAAGAATTATTAGCAAATTCCAATTTTAAAAATGTTGATTTAAAAATGGATATTTTTGAAAAAGATAGAATGATTAAAGCAATAAAAGGATGA
- a CDS encoding GNAT family N-acetyltransferase: MKKFVFRLLAYFVCAFIMMIGFSFMTSLPEGLESLYSSWLTSNYLGLLIISFPLSYIINDLIGLLKGFFSKNEKGLSFSFFSFKSRLYYVFSHHKKKIKKLGVNNMIIREIKPEDNQSIEAIMTNCFKEFDMPTVGSSLEDDDVKHMYEGFQSDRAIYFVVEENGKVLGGGGIKQLKGSAQDTCELQKMYFHPDARGKGFGKKLFDACMKAAKDFDYKFCYLESAPQLKLALKLYEKNGFKYLEKPIGNTGHTICGVYMIKNIL; the protein is encoded by the coding sequence TTGAAAAAATTTGTCTTCCGTTTACTAGCTTATTTTGTGTGTGCTTTTATTATGATGATAGGTTTTTCTTTTATGACCTCTTTGCCTGAAGGATTAGAATCACTTTATAGTTCGTGGTTAACTTCTAACTATTTAGGGCTTTTGATTATTTCATTCCCTTTGTCTTATATAATTAATGATTTGATTGGTCTTTTAAAAGGATTTTTTTCTAAAAACGAAAAGGGATTGTCTTTTAGTTTTTTCTCGTTCAAGTCGCGTTTATATTACGTATTTTCACATCACAAAAAGAAGATTAAAAAATTAGGTGTTAATAACATGATTATTAGAGAAATAAAACCTGAAGATAACCAGTCTATAGAAGCAATTATGACGAACTGTTTTAAAGAGTTTGATATGCCAACGGTTGGTTCTTCTCTTGAAGATGATGATGTAAAACACATGTACGAAGGGTTTCAATCTGATAGAGCCATTTATTTTGTGGTAGAGGAAAATGGAAAGGTATTAGGTGGAGGAGGTATAAAGCAGCTAAAAGGATCAGCACAAGATACTTGCGAATTGCAAAAAATGTATTTTCATCCTGATGCACGTGGTAAAGGTTTTGGAAAAAAATTGTTTGATGCATGTATGAAGGCTGCTAAAGATTTCGATTATAAATTTTGCTATCTAGAATCTGCTCCGCAACTCAAATTGGCGCTTAAGCTATATGAGAAAAACGGATTTAAATATTTGGAAAAACCAATTGGAAACACAGGGCATACTATTTGTGGAGTATATATGATAAAAAACATACTATGA
- the ribD gene encoding bifunctional diaminohydroxyphosphoribosylaminopyrimidine deaminase/5-amino-6-(5-phosphoribosylamino)uracil reductase RibD, giving the protein MKEHKVYIQRCIDIAKNGLGTTTPNPMVGCVIVYNSTIIGEGFTSPYGGAHAEVNAINSVKDKSLLKEATLYVTLEPCSHYGKTPPCSNLIIEHKIPNVVIGCLDDNIKVSGKGIAKLKEARCNVIIGVLETECKEHHKRFFTFHNEKRPYIILKWAETADGFIAPKHKNEQKPVWITNIYSRQLVHKWRAEEQAILIGRNTVLEDNPSLTTRDWKGKNPIRIVLDKHENLSKKLKVFDDKAETLLIKETSAKAICNKLFEANVNSVIIEGGTKTLQLFIDANLWDEARVFTRKMTFKEGVKTPLFSGQLTSEEKIIDDTLRIYVNN; this is encoded by the coding sequence TTGAAAGAACACAAAGTATATATACAACGTTGCATAGATATTGCTAAAAATGGATTAGGCACAACCACACCAAATCCAATGGTTGGTTGTGTGATTGTTTACAACTCAACAATTATTGGAGAAGGTTTTACAAGCCCATATGGTGGTGCTCATGCTGAAGTAAATGCTATTAACTCAGTTAAAGATAAATCACTTTTAAAAGAAGCAACACTTTATGTTACTCTCGAACCTTGTTCTCATTATGGAAAAACGCCTCCTTGTAGCAATCTAATTATAGAACATAAAATTCCAAACGTGGTTATTGGTTGTTTGGATGATAATATAAAGGTTTCTGGCAAAGGCATTGCAAAACTAAAAGAAGCACGATGTAACGTTATTATTGGTGTTTTAGAAACTGAATGTAAAGAACATCACAAACGTTTTTTTACGTTTCATAATGAAAAGCGTCCTTATATAATTTTAAAGTGGGCAGAAACTGCTGATGGGTTTATTGCCCCAAAACACAAAAATGAGCAAAAACCTGTTTGGATAACCAACATATATTCTAGACAGTTGGTACATAAATGGCGCGCTGAAGAACAAGCCATATTAATTGGTAGAAATACAGTTTTAGAAGACAATCCTAGTTTAACAACAAGAGATTGGAAAGGAAAGAATCCTATTAGAATTGTATTAGACAAACACGAAAACTTGTCTAAAAAACTCAAAGTATTTGATGATAAAGCCGAAACATTACTTATTAAAGAAACTTCAGCTAAGGCTATTTGTAATAAATTATTTGAAGCTAATGTCAATTCAGTAATTATAGAAGGTGGTACCAAAACTTTACAATTGTTTATTGATGCTAATCTTTGGGATGAAGCTAGAGTTTTTACTAGAAAAATGACCTTTAAAGAAGGTGTAAAAACACCCCTCTTTAGCGGACAATTGACTTCAGAAGAAAAAATAATTGACGATACTCTAAGAATTTATGTCAACAATTAA
- a CDS encoding HAD family phosphatase, translated as MSTIKTIIFDFGDVFINLDKPAIERELFKLGVPKTISLDMYHIASEYEKGLISTEELTSYFTRKFPNIAKLDFIKAWNSIILDFPEHRLQFIEQLAIKNYYKLILLSNTNDLHIEKVIENMSLSRYKRFKNCFDKFYLSQEIHLSKPSNTIYEFVLNENNLAPSECLFIDDLKENTDAASKLGIHTWNLTPERDDITHLFTTKKHLF; from the coding sequence ATGTCAACAATTAAAACCATCATATTCGATTTTGGTGATGTATTTATCAATTTAGATAAACCTGCTATTGAAAGAGAATTGTTCAAGCTAGGAGTACCTAAGACAATTTCTTTAGACATGTATCACATTGCTTCAGAATATGAAAAAGGATTGATTTCTACTGAAGAATTAACCAGTTATTTTACTAGAAAGTTCCCAAACATCGCAAAATTAGATTTTATTAAAGCTTGGAATTCCATCATATTAGATTTTCCTGAACATAGATTACAGTTTATTGAGCAACTTGCTATAAAAAACTACTACAAGCTTATTTTATTAAGTAATACTAACGATTTACATATTGAAAAAGTAATTGAAAATATGAGCTTATCGCGTTATAAGCGATTTAAAAATTGTTTTGACAAGTTTTATTTATCTCAAGAAATTCATTTAAGTAAACCAAGTAATACCATCTATGAGTTTGTGCTGAATGAGAACAATTTAGCCCCATCTGAATGTCTGTTTATTGATGATTTAAAAGAAAACACTGATGCAGCCTCAAAGCTTGGAATCCATACCTGGAATTTAACTCCAGAAAGAGATGACATAACCCATTTATTTACCACTAAGAAGCATTTATTTTGA
- a CDS encoding EamA family transporter — protein sequence MIYLILSIFASTAIFVVFKLFNRYKINTFHAIVTNYITACICGLISYESSINTSEIFNSKWFLGAILLGFLFISVFNLMALTAQRNGLSVASVASKMSVVIPVIFGLYAYNESVNFQKIFGIILALIAVYLTAIKAKSSISLRQGLFLPFILFLGSGVIDASIKYLETTYVQKNGIPIFSATIFGCAAIIGLLILTYKAIKQTFKFEIKNIFGGIVLGVINYYSIVFLLKALQFEGLESSTLFTVNNVAIVMVSTLVGLFLFRESISKKNWIGISLAIVSILLVTLA from the coding sequence TTGATATATCTCATACTCAGCATTTTTGCATCAACTGCTATTTTTGTAGTGTTCAAGCTATTTAATCGTTATAAAATAAATACGTTTCATGCTATTGTTACTAATTATATAACTGCTTGTATTTGTGGACTTATTAGCTACGAATCTTCAATTAACACCTCAGAAATTTTTAACTCAAAATGGTTTTTGGGTGCTATATTATTAGGATTTCTTTTTATATCAGTATTTAACTTAATGGCTTTGACTGCACAACGCAATGGTCTATCTGTAGCTTCGGTAGCCAGTAAAATGAGTGTGGTTATTCCTGTAATATTTGGACTGTATGCTTATAATGAAAGTGTTAACTTTCAGAAAATATTTGGAATTATTTTAGCGCTTATTGCGGTCTATCTTACAGCTATAAAAGCTAAATCTTCCATTAGTTTAAGACAAGGGTTGTTTCTTCCTTTTATACTCTTTTTAGGCTCAGGAGTTATTGATGCATCTATAAAATATTTAGAAACAACGTATGTCCAAAAAAATGGTATTCCTATATTTTCAGCTACCATATTTGGCTGTGCAGCAATTATAGGCTTGCTTATCTTAACATATAAAGCAATAAAACAAACATTTAAATTTGAAATAAAGAACATCTTTGGAGGTATTGTTTTAGGAGTTATCAACTACTATTCCATTGTCTTTTTATTAAAGGCATTGCAATTTGAAGGCCTTGAAAGCTCAACTCTATTTACTGTTAATAATGTTGCAATTGTTATGGTATCAACACTTGTTGGCTTGTTTTTATTTAGAGAATCAATTTCAAAAAAGAATTGGATAGGAATAAGTTTAGCTATTGTTTCTATTCTATTAGTAACTTTGGCATAA
- a CDS encoding YigZ family protein, translating to MEINDTYKTITKPSKEVLFKDKNSKFFGYAFPINSEDDIKLHIETLKKQHHSARHWCYAYQLGTEDYVYRANDDGEPNNSAGMPIYGQIQSFNLTNVLIVVVRYFGGIKLGVGGLINAYKTAAQLALENSKIIEKTINKDFLIKFDYKNMNKVMRVIKEKQLKITNQKLELDCQIHISVRKKEAKPIFDAFDQIFGVEISEFND from the coding sequence TTGGAAATTAACGATACATACAAAACCATTACAAAACCGTCTAAAGAAGTTCTGTTTAAAGATAAGAACAGCAAATTCTTTGGGTATGCTTTTCCTATAAATTCTGAAGACGATATTAAACTCCATATAGAAACACTAAAAAAACAACACCATTCTGCAAGACATTGGTGCTATGCTTATCAATTAGGAACTGAAGATTATGTTTACAGAGCAAATGATGATGGTGAACCAAATAATAGTGCAGGAATGCCTATTTATGGTCAAATTCAATCTTTTAACCTTACCAACGTCCTTATTGTAGTAGTTCGATATTTTGGTGGCATAAAACTTGGTGTTGGTGGTTTAATTAATGCTTATAAAACAGCGGCTCAATTAGCTTTGGAAAATTCTAAGATTATTGAAAAAACCATTAATAAAGATTTCCTTATTAAGTTTGATTACAAAAATATGAATAAGGTCATGCGAGTGATAAAAGAAAAACAACTAAAAATTACTAATCAAAAATTAGAATTAGATTGTCAAATCCATATTTCGGTAAGAAAAAAAGAGGCGAAACCAATTTTTGATGCTTTTGACCAAATATTTGGAGTCGAAATAAGTGAGTTTAACGATTAA
- a CDS encoding thioesterase family protein, with protein sequence MKNYETKIRIRYGETDQMGVVYHGNYSNFLEIGRIEWLRSLGVSYKQMELDGIMLPVISLSLKYKKSACYDDVICVKTILKKSPTATIEFDYEITNEEGEILTLGNTILAFINMKTNRPTRCPKFILDKLQN encoded by the coding sequence ATGAAAAACTACGAGACAAAAATTCGTATTAGATATGGTGAGACTGACCAAATGGGTGTGGTGTATCATGGAAATTATTCAAACTTTTTAGAGATTGGAAGAATAGAATGGCTGAGGTCTTTGGGTGTGTCCTATAAGCAGATGGAGCTAGACGGCATCATGCTTCCGGTGATTTCATTATCATTGAAATATAAAAAATCGGCGTGTTATGATGATGTAATTTGTGTAAAGACGATATTGAAAAAATCGCCAACCGCGACCATAGAATTTGATTATGAAATCACAAATGAAGAAGGAGAAATTTTAACTTTAGGAAACACAATTTTAGCTTTTATTAATATGAAGACGAATCGCCCTACAAGGTGCCCAAAATTTATTTTAGACAAACTGCAAAATTAA
- the dnaA gene encoding chromosomal replication initiator protein DnaA — translation MSVTAQSVWDNCLEFIKDNIQPQAYKTWFEPISAVKLTDNALSIQVPSKFFYEWLEEHYVKILKVALTKELGESAKLVYVIKMENTYGNKQPFTEKIPSSNRSGLKSQDLDVPLNNKSPELKNPFVIPGIRNVKIESQLNPNYSFENFLEGDSNRLARNAGLAVANKPGGTSFNPLLIFGGVGLGKTHLAHAIGVDIKDKYPEKTVLYISAEKFTQQYIDSVKKNNRNDFIHFYQLIDVLIIDDVQFLSGKTGTQDVFFHIFNHLHQNGKQVILTSDKAPVDMQDIEQRLLSRFKWGLSAELQNPDFETRVSILKNKLYRDGVEMPDDIIDYVAKNIKSNVRELEGAIISLIAQSSFNKKEITLGLAKDIVEKFVKNTKREVSIDYIQKVVSDYFQMDVDTLQSKTRKRHIVQARQLAMFFAKKFTKASLASIGSQIGKRDHATVLHACKTVDNLSSTDKQFRKYVEDLSKKLSL, via the coding sequence ATGAGTGTAACTGCGCAATCGGTATGGGATAATTGTCTTGAATTTATAAAGGATAATATACAACCGCAAGCATACAAAACATGGTTTGAACCAATTTCCGCAGTAAAGCTAACCGATAATGCTTTAAGTATTCAAGTTCCTAGTAAGTTTTTCTATGAATGGCTAGAAGAACATTATGTAAAAATATTAAAGGTAGCTCTAACCAAAGAACTTGGTGAAAGCGCAAAATTGGTTTATGTCATAAAAATGGAAAACACTTATGGCAATAAACAACCATTTACCGAAAAAATTCCTAGTTCAAATAGAAGCGGTTTAAAATCTCAAGATCTTGATGTTCCTTTAAATAATAAAAGCCCTGAACTTAAAAATCCATTTGTAATTCCTGGAATTAGAAATGTTAAGATTGAATCTCAATTAAACCCTAACTATAGTTTTGAAAACTTTTTAGAAGGCGATTCTAATAGATTAGCCAGAAACGCAGGTTTAGCAGTTGCTAATAAACCTGGTGGAACCTCATTTAATCCATTATTAATTTTTGGTGGAGTTGGTTTAGGAAAAACCCATTTAGCGCATGCTATTGGTGTAGATATTAAAGATAAATATCCTGAAAAAACAGTTTTATATATTTCAGCAGAAAAGTTCACGCAACAGTATATAGACTCTGTTAAGAAAAATAACAGAAATGACTTTATTCATTTCTACCAGTTAATTGACGTCCTTATTATAGACGATGTACAGTTCCTTTCAGGAAAAACAGGAACTCAAGATGTCTTTTTCCATATATTTAATCACTTACATCAAAACGGAAAGCAAGTTATTTTAACAAGTGACAAAGCTCCTGTTGATATGCAAGATATTGAACAGCGTTTACTTTCAAGATTTAAATGGGGACTTTCAGCCGAATTACAAAATCCAGATTTTGAAACTAGAGTTTCAATTCTTAAAAACAAACTCTATAGAGATGGTGTTGAAATGCCAGATGATATTATAGATTATGTTGCTAAAAACATCAAGTCGAATGTTAGAGAATTGGAAGGTGCTATTATTTCTTTAATTGCGCAATCGTCTTTTAATAAAAAAGAAATTACATTAGGTCTTGCTAAGGATATTGTTGAGAAATTTGTAAAAAACACAAAACGAGAAGTATCTATAGATTACATCCAAAAAGTAGTGTCAGATTATTTCCAAATGGATGTAGACACCTTGCAATCTAAAACTAGAAAAAGACATATTGTTCAGGCTAGACAATTAGCTATGTTCTTTGCAAAAAAGTTTACTAAAGCATCATTAGCTAGTATTGGATCTCAAATTGGAAAACGTGATCATGCTACTGTACTTCACGCATGTAAAACAGTTGACAATTTATCTTCTACAGATAAGCAATTTAGAAAGTATGTTGAAGACCTTTCAAAGAAACTTTCATTATAA
- a CDS encoding low molecular weight protein-tyrosine-phosphatase — MTKILMVCLGNICRSPLAEGILKHKLPKHNFIVESAGTSNYHIGELPDKRSIEVAKKNGIDITNQRGRQFIVSDFDEFDYIYVMDTSNYNNVIALARNDDDKKKVELILNELDNKLVNIPDPYYGGDSGFEDVFQLLNLACDRICNKDFKNIS, encoded by the coding sequence ATGACTAAAATTCTAATGGTTTGTTTGGGCAATATTTGTCGATCTCCATTAGCTGAAGGTATTTTAAAGCACAAACTCCCAAAACATAATTTTATAGTAGAATCTGCTGGAACCAGTAATTATCATATTGGTGAACTTCCAGATAAAAGATCTATTGAAGTTGCAAAAAAAAACGGTATCGATATTACTAACCAAAGAGGAAGACAATTTATAGTATCCGATTTTGATGAATTCGATTATATCTATGTTATGGATACTTCAAATTATAATAATGTCATCGCCTTAGCTCGAAATGATGATGATAAAAAGAAAGTAGAATTAATTCTAAATGAGTTAGATAACAAATTAGTTAATATTCCTGATCCTTATTATGGAGGTGATTCTGGTTTTGAAGATGTATTTCAACTATTAAATCTAGCCTGTGATAGAATATGTAATAAAGACTTTAAAAACATTTCTTGA
- a CDS encoding PQQ-dependent sugar dehydrogenase produces the protein MKKIYCSIILALSFTSFSINAQTLDLEAFGPTFNYPTNIANAGDSRMFVLEQDGFIWIIKSNGTVGPTPFLDIDALVYDNYQSEWERGLLSLVFHPNYSSNGYFYVNYIDQVGNNIISRFSVSANPDIADASSELVIMNIPHPYDAHYGGDMAFGSDGYLYISKGDGGTDQGDPDNRSQNLAEIHGKILRIDVDNPTNGNTYGNNYGIPAGNPFVETPTDDPNTLAEIWLYGFRNPAKFSFDSANGDLWIGDVGQEDIEEINLNAGNVSGLNYGWRCYEGSSEFNTSGGCPPIGNLEFAAHEYNHFESDGKFRCSVAGGYRYRGSAYPNLIGTYFAGDWCSGEIFMLTPDGSGGWNRANHPTTFTSRRWVAFAEDNNKELYVVSNPLSNNGQVYKIKEYTLSTNTESLNYKFSITPNPTKDNVVTLNFNKATSLKEVNAINLQGQKIKATIDTINSTTAKIEFANISSGIYVIETLTHKGEKSQNKLIVK, from the coding sequence ATGAAAAAAATTTACTGCTCTATTATCCTTGCGCTTTCTTTCACCTCCTTTTCAATAAATGCTCAAACATTAGATCTTGAAGCATTTGGTCCAACTTTTAATTATCCAACAAATATTGCTAACGCTGGAGACAGTAGAATGTTTGTTTTAGAACAGGATGGATTTATTTGGATTATAAAATCTAACGGAACTGTAGGTCCTACACCTTTTTTAGACATCGATGCGTTGGTTTACGATAATTATCAATCTGAATGGGAAAGAGGTTTATTGAGTTTGGTTTTTCATCCAAACTATTCTAGTAATGGTTACTTCTACGTTAATTATATTGATCAGGTAGGTAACAATATAATTTCTAGATTTTCGGTAAGTGCAAACCCAGATATTGCAGACGCTAGTTCAGAATTAGTGATAATGAATATACCTCATCCTTATGATGCACATTATGGAGGTGATATGGCTTTCGGATCTGATGGTTACTTATACATTTCTAAAGGTGATGGCGGAACTGACCAAGGTGATCCTGATAATCGTTCTCAGAATTTAGCAGAAATTCATGGAAAAATTCTTCGTATTGATGTTGACAATCCTACAAATGGAAATACATACGGAAACAACTATGGCATTCCTGCAGGAAATCCATTTGTTGAAACACCAACAGATGATCCTAATACCTTAGCTGAGATTTGGTTATATGGCTTTAGAAATCCTGCAAAGTTTTCATTTGATAGTGCTAATGGTGACTTATGGATTGGTGATGTAGGTCAAGAAGATATTGAAGAAATAAATTTAAACGCAGGCAATGTTAGTGGCTTGAATTATGGCTGGAGATGCTACGAAGGCTCATCTGAATTTAACACAAGTGGTGGGTGTCCTCCGATTGGCAATTTAGAGTTTGCAGCTCATGAATATAACCATTTTGAAAGTGATGGCAAATTTAGATGCTCTGTTGCTGGTGGTTATCGCTATAGAGGTTCGGCATACCCAAACTTAATAGGCACATATTTTGCTGGAGATTGGTGTAGCGGAGAAATATTTATGTTAACTCCAGATGGTAGTGGAGGTTGGAATAGAGCTAATCATCCGACAACATTTACAAGTAGACGTTGGGTCGCTTTTGCCGAAGATAATAACAAGGAATTATACGTGGTTAGTAATCCATTAAGTAATAATGGTCAAGTATATAAGATTAAAGAATATACTTTATCTACAAACACCGAGTCTTTAAACTATAAGTTTAGTATTACGCCAAACCCTACTAAAGACAATGTTGTGACTTTAAATTTTAATAAGGCTACATCTTTAAAAGAAGTGAATGCTATCAATCTCCAAGGTCAAAAAATAAAAGCAACAATAGATACCATTAATTCAACAACAGCTAAAATAGAATTTGCAAATATTTCTTCAGGAATATATGTAATTGAAACTCTTACACATAAAGGTGAAAAATCTCAAAACAAGCTTATTGTCAAGTAA